The Streptomyces seoulensis genome contains a region encoding:
- a CDS encoding LysE family translocator, with translation MCAWLTFLCSTWCATSREWRSRRVGLKAVGAAYLAYLAWQTLRQGRRGLFEPRSPQRDSHRKLPQTGPITDLPNPKAAIPYVALIPQFIDPARGHTTAQGFTLAREVPARARA, from the coding sequence GTGTGCGCCTGGCTGACCTTCCTCTGCTCGACATGGTGCGCGACCTCGCGGGAATGGCGCTCACGCCGGGTCGGTCTCAAAGCTGTCGGCGCGGCCTACCTCGCGTACCTGGCCTGGCAGACGCTCAGGCAGGGAAGACGCGGGTTGTTCGAGCCGCGCAGTCCCCAGCGCGACTCGCACCGGAAACTGCCGCAGACGGGGCCGATCACCGACCTGCCCAACCCGAAGGCCGCCATCCCGTACGTCGCGCTCATCCCGCAGTTCATCGATCCCGCACGCGGCCACACCACGGCCCAGGGCTTCACCCTCGCCCGGGAGGTCCCGGCCCGCGCGCGGGCTTGA